The proteins below are encoded in one region of Triticum aestivum cultivar Chinese Spring chromosome 1B, IWGSC CS RefSeq v2.1, whole genome shotgun sequence:
- the LOC123097726 gene encoding predicted GPI-anchored protein 58: MEPERPGIQGQSYSFPFQKPRPSLPLPWFISPCPLAAPRDSRQSSMVLMAAASDDHHHRRRHRAAKRSLTPPQPESPSPAPAPLDCFSFTWGVRRRLRCSKDGAPVTATALPSPPQQPVTPSPDKEKTPQGDAAGSSSRPQRSRYLRPLRYTATNPASRSTDAGAGQALHSPASAPPAPPTEPQQPRKRGFAVALTKQEIARDFAAVRCKRPPRRGKKRSKAQQAKIDALCPGFFLSTVDLDNYKIDDNNNR; encoded by the exons ATGGAGCCGGAGAGACCGGGAATCCAGGGGCAAAGCTACTCTTTTCCTTTTCAAAAACCTCGCCCTTCCCTTCCCCTCCCCTGGTTCATCTCCCCCTGTCCCCTTGCCGCGCCGCGCGACTCTCGTCAATCATCGATGGTTCTCATGGCGGCCGCCTCCGACGAccatcaccaccgccgccgccatcgtgCGGCGAAACGCTCGCTGACTCCGCCCCAGCCCGAGTCCCCGTCCCCGGCCCCAGCCCCACTCGATTGCTTCTCCTTCACCTGGGGCGTGCGACGTCGCCTCCGCTGCTCCAAGGACGGCGCCCCCGTCACCGCCACCGCGTTGCCGTCTCCTCCCCAGCAGCCGGTCACCCCGTCGCCGGACAAGGAGAAGACGCCCCAGGGCGACGCCGCCGGCTCCTCCTCCCGGCCGCAGCGGTCCCGGTACCTCCGCCCGCTTCGCTACACCGCGACGAATCCCGCGTCCAGATCAACGGACGCCGGCGCGGGGCAGGCGCTCCACTCGCCCGCCTCCGCGCCTCCGGCGCCGCCGACGGAGCCGCAGCAGCCTAGGAAGAGGGGATTCGCCGTCGCCCTCACCAAACAGGAGATCGCCCGGGACTTCGCCGCCGTCCGCTGCAAGCGCCCGCCGCGCCGCGGCAAGAAGCGGTCCAAAGCCCAGCAGGCCAAGATCGAC GCGCTGTGCCCGGGATTCTTCCTCTCGACGGTGGACCTGGACAACTACAAGATCGATGATAACAATAAT AGGTGA
- the LOC123097732 gene encoding uncharacterized protein has protein sequence MGNSGSTAPARLGKTHVPDLEWKVHDFSALLETKATSAISSFFHCFGHKWCLQVTPKHNQEAQVSPNRKQDDKGNPYVALSLMIFRGGLEPGHTVHAVFQLSIFNHSKGMYRGCKASYNFDVKNTYSNKECLIPLEELLKSSAFLVDDSCVFGVEILKIDVSSPEMKSAVVQKKATTVQNLFVQKKGFIKGTYTWTMNNFLELDSQHFVRSPTFEVCGHKWYMGMYPRGGKSSTDCLALGLYPESSDELFMESRKVFQMSLSILDQKNGKYYERTSGLLVRFSQGWSWSDFLPLKELQDLSRGYLIESNCVIKADLTIFGSSSDC, from the exons ATGGGCAACTCCGGAAGCACAG CTCCCGCGCGTCTAGGAAAGACCCATGTTCCAGATTTAGAATGGAAGGTGCATGACTTCTCAGCGCTGCTTGAGACGAAAGCTACCTCGGCGATATCTTCTTTTTTTCACTGCTTTGGGCACAAGTG GTGCCTGCAAGTGACTCCAAAGCACAATCAAGAAGCTCAAGTGTCTCCAAATCGCAAACAAGATGATAAAGGAAATCCATATGTTGCTCTTTCTCTTATGATATTCCGGGGAGGCTTGGAGCCAGGTCACACGGTGCATGCAGTGTTTCAGTTGTCAATATTCAACCATTCGAAAGGAATGTATCGTGGATGCAAAG CTAGCTACAACTTCGATGTCAAGAATACCTACTCGAACAAGGAATGCTTGATTCCTCTTGAGGAGCTACTGAAATCATCTGCTTTTCTGGTTGATGATAGTTGTGTCTTTGGTGTGGAGATATTAAAAATTGACGTCTCTTCTCCCGAAATGAAGTCTGCCGTGGTTCAGAAAAAGGCTACCACAGTTCAGAACCTCTTTGTCCAGAAGAAGGGATTCATCAAAGGGACATACACTTGGACCATGAACAATTTCCTAGAATTGGACTCTCAGCACTTTGTCCGTTCTCCTACATTTGAAGTTTGCGGGCATAAATG GTACATGGGCATGTATCCGCGTGGTGGCAAGAGCAGCACTGATTGCCTCGCCTTGGGTTTGTACCCGGAGTCCTCGGATGAGCTCTTTATGGAGTCCAGGAAGGTGTTTCAAATGAGTCTGTCCATCCTGGACCAAAAGAATGGGAAATACTACGAAAGAACTTCAG GTCTCTTGGTGCGTTTTAGTCAAGGCTGGTCATGGTCCGACTTCTTGCCACTCAAGGAACTCCAGGATCTGTCCAGAGGCTATCTTATAGAATCGAACTGTGTCATCAAGGCTGATCTTACTATCTTTGGGTCATCCAGTGATTGCTAG